The following are encoded in a window of Nakamurella sp. A5-74 genomic DNA:
- a CDS encoding FGGY-family carbohydrate kinase: protein MTTGQRGAGIVLGVDLATSAARVTAVDVATGADLGFVGSPLAAPTRGGRGESRQRADHHLIVRELLSRTAKLLGDRASEVIALSVTGTSGTLIGIDAAGTPVTDAVLYDDISGGSLAEHLSAVGFRHGAGSVLVRMGLLARVPGVAGVVSTADLVLADLAGQPVASDTSHFLKVGIDPATLSWPREALVRAGVDGGLLPELTAPGTVLGNIRTALAQQLGLPSGVAMVAGMTDGCTAQISCGAVEIGDTVGVLGTTLVLKGVAAEQIDLPDGSIYSHRAPDGSWWPGAASNSGAGVLAATTSHADLAALDQAAAAQGPAHTVRYPLAGVGERFPIADIGFVGWTLCEPSGPVEAHRAVLEGVAFVERLGLERLQSLGVRRGTHRLAGGGARSDVWNRIRATVLGCPVQVPHAAGSGRGAALLAAAAVQQRSLGDVFRAWDSGSVVVEPDGRETGRLEENYQRFLEHLHSAGERAVPVPAP, encoded by the coding sequence GTGACGACCGGGCAGCGGGGTGCAGGCATCGTGCTCGGCGTCGATCTCGCGACCTCCGCTGCCCGCGTCACCGCGGTGGACGTCGCCACCGGTGCCGACCTCGGATTCGTCGGTTCGCCGCTGGCTGCACCGACGCGAGGCGGCCGAGGTGAGTCGCGACAGCGCGCCGATCACCATCTGATCGTCCGTGAACTGCTCAGCAGGACGGCGAAGCTGTTGGGGGACCGGGCTTCCGAGGTGATCGCCCTGAGCGTCACCGGCACGTCCGGCACGCTGATCGGGATCGACGCCGCCGGCACACCGGTCACGGATGCGGTGCTCTACGACGACATCTCCGGTGGCTCGCTCGCCGAGCACCTCAGCGCGGTCGGCTTCCGGCACGGTGCCGGTTCGGTGCTGGTGCGGATGGGACTGCTGGCCCGTGTGCCCGGCGTGGCCGGCGTCGTCTCGACCGCGGACCTGGTGCTCGCCGACCTCGCCGGACAGCCCGTCGCCTCCGACACCTCGCACTTCCTCAAGGTGGGGATCGATCCGGCGACACTCTCGTGGCCGCGGGAAGCGCTGGTCCGGGCCGGCGTCGACGGTGGGCTGCTGCCCGAGCTGACCGCACCGGGAACCGTCCTGGGCAACATCAGGACCGCTCTCGCCCAGCAACTGGGACTGCCGTCGGGCGTCGCCATGGTGGCGGGGATGACGGACGGCTGTACGGCGCAGATCTCCTGCGGCGCAGTGGAGATCGGCGACACCGTCGGCGTGCTCGGGACCACCCTCGTGCTCAAGGGTGTGGCCGCGGAGCAGATCGACCTGCCCGACGGCAGCATCTACTCCCACCGGGCGCCGGACGGTTCGTGGTGGCCGGGCGCCGCCTCGAACTCCGGGGCCGGGGTGCTGGCCGCGACGACGTCCCATGCCGACCTGGCCGCGCTCGACCAGGCCGCCGCCGCGCAGGGGCCGGCCCATACCGTTCGCTATCCGCTGGCAGGGGTGGGGGAGCGGTTCCCCATCGCAGACATCGGTTTCGTCGGCTGGACGCTCTGCGAACCCAGCGGCCCGGTCGAGGCCCATCGCGCGGTGCTCGAGGGGGTCGCGTTCGTCGAGCGGCTCGGTCTGGAACGGCTGCAGTCACTGGGTGTGCGGCGGGGTACCCACCGGTTGGCCGGCGGCGGCGCCCGCAGCGACGTCTGGAACCGGATCAGGGCCACCGTCCTGGGCTGCCCCGTGCAGGTTCCACACGCCGCCGGCAGCGGTCGCGGCGCGGCGCTGCTCGCCGCAGCGGCCGTGCAACAGCGGAGCCTGGGGGACGTCTTCCGAGCCTGGGACAGCGGCAGTGTCGTGGTCGAGCCCGACGGACGCGAAACGGGCCGGTTGGAGGAGAACTACCAGCGCTTCCTCGAACACCTGCATTCCGCCGGCGAGAGGGCCGTTCCCGTGCCGGCTCCCTGA
- the rhaI gene encoding L-rhamnose isomerase — MHPDQIRATLAQQHIETPSWAYGNSGTRFKVFAQDGIPRTAFEKISDAAQVHRFTGVAPTVAIHIPWDTPDAGRSYADLAEHARSEGVAIGAVNPNTFQDDAYKLGSVCNPDPAIRRRAIGHLLECIDIMRETGSKELSLWFADGTNYPGQDSIRERQDRLAAALAETYAALDDDMTMLVEYKFFEPAFYSTDLPDWGTSLLHCLHLGPQAKVLVDTGHHAPGTNIEMIVATLLREGRLGGFHFNSRFYADDDLMVGSADPFALFRIMFEIAQAGAVLPDAGVAFMLDQCHNIEAKIPGQIRSVMNVQEATAKALLVDLAALAGARSSGDVLAANAIVMDAYSSDVRPLLAAVREEQGLAPDPMAAFAASGYTEKIVSERVGGSAAGWGA, encoded by the coding sequence ATGCACCCCGACCAGATCCGCGCCACCCTGGCGCAGCAGCACATCGAGACCCCGTCCTGGGCGTACGGCAACTCCGGCACCAGGTTCAAGGTCTTCGCGCAGGACGGCATCCCCCGCACCGCGTTCGAGAAGATCTCCGATGCGGCGCAGGTGCACCGTTTCACCGGGGTCGCTCCCACCGTGGCGATCCACATCCCCTGGGACACCCCCGATGCCGGGCGGAGCTACGCCGATCTGGCCGAGCACGCCCGCAGCGAGGGGGTGGCGATCGGGGCGGTCAACCCGAACACTTTCCAGGACGATGCCTACAAGCTGGGCAGCGTCTGCAACCCGGATCCGGCGATCCGACGACGGGCGATCGGGCACCTGCTCGAGTGCATCGACATCATGCGTGAGACCGGCAGCAAGGAACTGTCGCTCTGGTTCGCCGACGGCACCAACTATCCCGGCCAGGACTCGATCCGAGAACGTCAGGACAGGTTGGCGGCCGCCCTCGCCGAGACGTATGCCGCGCTGGACGACGACATGACGATGCTGGTCGAGTACAAGTTCTTCGAGCCGGCCTTCTATTCGACCGACCTGCCGGACTGGGGGACCTCGCTGCTGCACTGCCTGCACCTCGGGCCGCAGGCGAAGGTGTTGGTCGACACCGGACATCACGCCCCCGGCACCAACATCGAGATGATCGTCGCGACCTTGCTGCGCGAGGGTCGGCTCGGCGGGTTCCACTTCAACTCCCGCTTCTACGCGGATGACGACCTGATGGTCGGTTCCGCCGACCCGTTCGCACTGTTCCGCATCATGTTCGAGATCGCCCAGGCCGGCGCTGTGCTGCCGGACGCCGGGGTCGCCTTCATGCTCGACCAGTGCCACAACATCGAAGCCAAGATCCCCGGTCAGATCCGCTCCGTGATGAACGTCCAGGAGGCCACCGCCAAGGCACTGCTGGTCGACCTGGCTGCACTGGCAGGAGCGCGCAGCAGCGGAGATGTGTTGGCCGCCAACGCGATCGTGATGGACGCCTACTCCAGTGATGTACGACCGCTGCTCGCGGCGGTCCGTGAGGAGCAGGGCCTTGCGCCCGACCCGATGGCGGCCTTCGCCGCCAGCGGATACACCGAGAAGATCGTGTCGGAACGAGTCGGCGGCTCCGCCGCCGGATGGGGAGCCTGA
- the rhaD gene encoding bifunctional rhamnulose-1-phosphate aldolase/short-chain dehydrogenase, whose translation MPAKKRTAVKKRPAKAAAPTAPSAPAVPDLPQGVLDLIARSNRLGSDPTITNYGGGNTSAKVRQLNPATGTEVELLYVKGSGGDLGTLTYAGLAAIERDRLVALDAQYRGVDHEDEMVGLFPFCSFGAGGATPSIDTPMHGLVDLDHVDHLHPDAVIALACSADGEKLVQKIWGGAVAWVPWKRPGWELGKTMRELSANPDVIGAVLGGHGLTAWGRTSAEVERRSKKIIREAQQYLDSASKPDPFGALVKSRTPLPEAGRRARAAQLFPHLRAVASADRRMVGHFTDSPVVLDFLSRRKLDKLVALGTSCPDHFLRTKVRPLLLDTPVGAPLEKVQARLAELHAEYRVEYQAYYDRHATASTPALRGADPAIILVPGVGMFSFGADKQTARVAGEFYVNAINVMRGAQGVSRYAPVSEADKFSVEYWQLEEDKLARRPKPKALAGKVALVTGGASGIGLATAELFAQHGACVVIADLDAAKAATVAADLGGPDKAVGVAMDVSDPDAVTAGLAEAVLAFGGVDIVINNAGITRAGSLADTSLRDWDLQYSIMPRGSFLVARAAEPVLRAQKLGGDIINVCSKNAVFAGPNNIAYSSAKAAQAHMVRLLAAELGDIGVRVNGINPDGVVRGSGIFAGGWGASRAKTYGVAEDDLGKYYAQRTVLKEEVLPEHIAKAALALTDGSLPITTGLLIPVDSGVTQAFLR comes from the coding sequence ATGCCCGCGAAGAAGCGCACCGCTGTCAAGAAGCGACCGGCGAAGGCTGCTGCACCGACCGCGCCTTCCGCACCGGCCGTACCCGACCTACCGCAGGGAGTGCTCGACCTGATCGCCCGCTCCAACCGGCTGGGCAGTGATCCGACGATCACCAACTACGGCGGCGGCAACACCTCGGCCAAGGTCCGGCAACTCAACCCGGCAACCGGCACGGAGGTGGAGCTGTTGTACGTCAAGGGATCCGGCGGCGATCTCGGCACGCTGACGTACGCCGGACTGGCGGCGATCGAACGCGATCGACTGGTCGCGCTGGACGCGCAGTACCGCGGCGTCGACCACGAGGACGAGATGGTCGGGCTGTTCCCGTTCTGCAGCTTCGGCGCCGGCGGGGCCACCCCGTCGATCGACACCCCGATGCACGGCCTGGTCGATCTCGACCACGTCGACCACCTGCACCCGGATGCGGTGATCGCCCTCGCCTGCTCGGCTGACGGCGAGAAGCTGGTGCAGAAGATCTGGGGCGGTGCGGTCGCCTGGGTGCCGTGGAAGCGACCCGGCTGGGAACTCGGCAAGACGATGCGTGAGCTGTCCGCCAACCCGGACGTCATCGGCGCAGTGCTGGGCGGACACGGGTTGACCGCCTGGGGTCGCACGAGCGCGGAGGTGGAGCGCCGGAGCAAGAAGATCATCCGGGAGGCTCAGCAATACCTGGACTCCGCATCGAAGCCGGATCCGTTCGGCGCGCTGGTGAAGTCCCGTACCCCGCTGCCGGAGGCGGGCCGCAGGGCAAGGGCGGCCCAGCTGTTCCCGCACCTGCGCGCGGTGGCCTCCGCCGACCGCCGGATGGTCGGGCACTTCACCGATTCCCCGGTGGTGCTGGACTTCCTGTCCCGCCGCAAGCTCGACAAGCTCGTCGCGCTGGGGACCTCCTGCCCCGATCATTTCCTGCGCACCAAGGTGCGTCCGCTGCTGCTGGACACACCGGTCGGCGCGCCCTTGGAGAAGGTGCAGGCGCGGCTCGCCGAACTGCACGCCGAGTACCGCGTCGAGTACCAGGCGTACTACGACCGGCACGCGACCGCCTCGACTCCCGCGCTGCGGGGCGCGGATCCGGCGATCATCCTGGTGCCCGGGGTCGGCATGTTCTCCTTCGGCGCGGACAAGCAGACCGCGCGGGTGGCTGGCGAGTTCTACGTCAACGCCATCAACGTGATGCGCGGCGCCCAGGGCGTCTCGAGGTATGCGCCGGTCAGCGAGGCGGACAAGTTCTCTGTCGAGTACTGGCAGCTCGAGGAGGACAAGCTGGCTCGTCGGCCGAAGCCGAAGGCGTTGGCGGGCAAGGTTGCGCTCGTCACCGGCGGTGCGTCCGGGATCGGCTTGGCGACGGCGGAGTTGTTCGCTCAGCACGGTGCCTGTGTGGTGATTGCCGACCTGGACGCCGCCAAGGCCGCCACGGTGGCCGCCGATCTCGGCGGGCCCGACAAGGCCGTCGGCGTGGCGATGGACGTCTCCGACCCGGACGCCGTGACGGCCGGCCTGGCCGAGGCGGTGCTGGCCTTCGGCGGTGTCGACATCGTCATCAACAACGCGGGAATCACCCGCGCCGGCTCGCTCGCGGACACTTCTCTGCGGGACTGGGATCTGCAGTACTCGATCATGCCGCGCGGCTCGTTCCTGGTGGCCAGGGCCGCGGAACCCGTGCTGCGGGCCCAGAAGTTGGGCGGCGACATCATCAACGTCTGCTCCAAGAACGCAGTGTTCGCCGGCCCCAACAACATCGCCTACTCTTCGGCCAAGGCGGCCCAGGCGCACATGGTGCGACTGCTCGCCGCCGAACTCGGCGACATCGGGGTACGGGTCAACGGCATCAACCCCGACGGCGTGGTCCGCGGATCCGGCATCTTCGCCGGGGGATGGGGCGCCTCGCGCGCGAAGACCTACGGCGTCGCGGAGGACGACCTCGGCAAGTACTACGCCCAGCGCACCGTCCTCAAGGAGGAGGTGTTGCCCGAGCACATCGCCAAGGCAGCACTCGCGCTGACCGACGGCTCGCTGCCGATCACCACCGGTCTGCTCATCCCGGTCGATTCCGGCGTCACCCAGGCGTTCCTGCGATGA
- a CDS encoding sugar phosphate isomerase/epimerase family protein, giving the protein MSAPDTAADWRPSNRIGVHSLVWVGGWNDAQARQAIASTAEAGYDLIELSVLQPEQASAEVIANTRKVLDEHGIGAALSLGLDDATDVSSDDDDVVAAGRARLSAALDYVRDIGADYLGGVIFSKLGRYTAPVTERGYANSVESIAQLADKAAASGITLGIEFCNRYETNVVNTCAETLAFIEATDRDNVVAHLDTYHMNIEETSFAEPVRLAAAAGKLGYVHVGESHRGQLGTGSIPWQQFFGALREVRYDGVVTFESFSSKVVNPTLSSTLAIWRNLWDDSMELATGAREFLRREYGA; this is encoded by the coding sequence ATGAGCGCGCCGGACACCGCGGCCGACTGGCGGCCCAGCAACAGGATCGGCGTGCACTCACTGGTGTGGGTCGGCGGCTGGAACGACGCGCAGGCCCGGCAGGCCATCGCCTCGACCGCTGAGGCCGGCTACGACCTGATCGAGCTTTCCGTGCTGCAACCGGAGCAGGCCAGCGCCGAGGTCATCGCGAACACCCGGAAGGTGTTGGACGAGCACGGGATCGGGGCGGCGCTGTCGCTGGGTCTGGACGATGCCACGGACGTGTCCTCGGACGACGACGACGTAGTCGCCGCCGGCCGGGCGCGGCTCTCGGCCGCGCTGGACTACGTCCGCGACATCGGCGCCGACTACCTGGGTGGGGTGATCTTCTCCAAGCTCGGCCGCTACACGGCGCCGGTCACCGAGCGCGGCTACGCCAACTCCGTGGAGTCGATCGCGCAGCTCGCCGACAAAGCGGCGGCATCCGGGATCACCCTCGGCATCGAGTTCTGCAACAGGTACGAGACCAACGTCGTCAACACCTGCGCCGAGACGCTGGCCTTCATCGAGGCGACCGACCGGGACAACGTGGTGGCGCACCTGGACACGTACCACATGAACATCGAGGAGACCTCGTTCGCGGAGCCGGTCCGGCTGGCAGCGGCCGCCGGCAAGCTCGGCTACGTACACGTCGGCGAGTCGCACCGCGGGCAGCTCGGCACCGGCTCGATCCCATGGCAGCAATTCTTCGGTGCGCTCCGCGAGGTCCGCTACGACGGGGTGGTCACCTTCGAGTCGTTCTCCTCCAAGGTGGTCAACCCCACGCTGTCGTCGACGCTGGCGATCTGGCGGAACCTCTGGGACGACTCGATGGAGCTGGCCACCGGCGCACGGGAGTTCCTCCGCAGGGAGTACGGCGCCTGA